The following coding sequences lie in one Epinephelus moara isolate mb chromosome 17, YSFRI_EMoa_1.0, whole genome shotgun sequence genomic window:
- the tex261 gene encoding protein TEX261 — protein MWFIYLLSWLSLVIQISFVTLAIAAGLYYLAELIEEYTVATSRIIKYMIMFSTGVLAGLYLFEGFPMLMVGVGLFTNLVYFGLLQTFPYILLSSPNFILSCVLVVVNHYMAFQYFAQEYYPFSEVLAYFTICLWVIPFAFFVSLSAGENVLPSTMQQGDDVVSNYFTKGKRGKRSGILLVFSFLKEAVLPSRQKMY, from the exons atgtggtttatttatttactcagcTGGCTGTCGTTAGTCATCCAGATATCCTTCGTCACTCTAGCAATAG CTGCTGGCCTGTACTACCTGGCAGAACTAATAGAAGAATATACAGTAGCCACCAGTCgaataataaaatacatgatTATG TTCTCGACAGGTGTGCTGGCAGGTCTCTATCTTTTTGAAGGCTTCCCAATGTTGATGGTGGGAGTCGGCCTGTTCACCAACCTGGTGTACTTCGGCCTCCTGCAGACGTTCCCCTACATACTGCTGAGCTCCCCAAACTTCATCCTCTCCTGTG TGTTGGTAGTGGTGAACCATTATATGGCCTTCCAGTACTTTGCACAAGAGTATTATCCATTCTCAGAG GTGCTGGCGTACTTCACCATCTGCCTGTGGGTGATCCCCTTCGCCTTCTTTGTGTCACTGTCAGCGGGGGAAAATGTGCTTCCGTCCACCATGCAACAAGGAG ATGATGTGGTGTCTAATTACTTCACCAAGGGCAAGAGGGGGAAGAGGTCTGGGATCCTCCTCGTGTTCTCCTTCCTCAAAGAGGCAGTGCTGCCCAGCCGACAGAAAATGTACTGA
- the ankrd53 gene encoding ankyrin repeat domain-containing protein 53: MEAVNKPGKRRRGRCKNRKLPSKALPDGHMFPAVGGGSPEKPDVSVNSQGLSALHVACLYGQLAAVQLLVECRLGWIDSSDLQGRRPVHMVLSPRSSPNTFRCLRYLLEHGADVNVTTDSGTTPLHLAASEGLLDCTESLVQAGADVLAQDSMGHTPLDLARIWCRRDVARYLKNCLWQTHKKKEMKERRLVQTLYSDLVDMVKLNDLNKKTLIDVKVAEWVKNKGFPLLKDFSPRVLVSQYHTQCLSSDQNTSNPKHAKHPLKHQPEGPLEDTSTSTKPPPASSSRPWTIFMGLQPEKPPREPDLRGNVTVWRGHSSRQPQYSTKWDSTRRPAPDVPLDVLERVLFPRAFPSRIASPRYFEPQDIMDVQHRGYPQGRSTSPWTEVAMHLAEALEPGHY, encoded by the exons ATGGAAGCTGTCAACAAACCCGGAAAACGGAGACGTGGGAGATGTAAAAACAG GAAACTTCCTTCCAAAGCTCTCCCTGACGGACACATGTTTCCAGCTGTTGGTGGTGGGAGTCCAGAGAAGCCGGATGTCAGTGTGAACAGTCAG GGTTTGTCAGCACTCCACGTGGCCTGCCTTTACGGCCAGCTGGCTGCTGTTCAGCTCCTGGTGGAGTGCAGGCTGGGGTGGATCGACAGCAGTGATCTCCAGGGTCGCCGGCCTGTTCACATGGTCCTGTCTCCCCGGAGCTCACCCAACACCTTCCGGTGCCTCAGATACCTGCTGGAGCACGGGGCTGACGTCAATGT CACCACAGATTCAGGGACGACCCCACTGCACCTGGCCGCCTCTGAAGGCCTCCTGGACTGCACAGAGAGCCTCGTGCAGGCCGGAGCAGACGTGTTGGCCCAGGACAGCATGGGACACACCCCACTGGATTTGGCCCGCATCTGGTGCCGCAGGGATGTAGCAAG gTATCTGAAGAACTGCCTGTGGCAGACACAtaagaagaaagaaatgaagGAGAGGAGGCTAGTTCAAACTTTATACAGTGATCTCGTGGATATGGTCAAACTGAATGATCTCAATAAAAAG ACGCTTATTGATGTGAAGGTGGCAGAGTGGGTGAAGAATAAAGGTTTTCCTCTCCTAAAGGATTTCTCCCCCAGAGTCTTGGTGAGCCAGTACCACACCCAGTGCCTCTCATCAGATCAGAACACTTCTAACCCAAAACATGCCAAGCACCCATTGAAGCACCAGCCAGAAGGTCCTCTGGAGGACACCAGCACCTCCACTAAGCCACCTCCAGCCTCATCGTCCAGACCCTGGACCATCTTCATGGGCCTCCAGCCAGAGAAACCTCCCAGAGAGCCAGACCTCAGGGGTAATGTCACGGTGTGGAGGGgccacagcagcaggcagcctCAATACTCCACCAAGTGGGACAGCACACGTCGCCCGGCCCCTGATGTGCCTCTGGATGTCCTGGAGAGGGTGTTGTTCCCCAGAGCCTTCCCCTCCAGGATCGCCTCCCCTCGGTACTTTGAGCCACAGGACATAATGGATGTCCAGCACAGAGGATACCCCCAGGGGCGGAGCACCTCCCCCTGGACAGAAGTGGCCATGCACCTGGCTGAGGCGCTGGAGCCTGGGCACTATTGA